The Styela clava chromosome 10, kaStyClav1.hap1.2, whole genome shotgun sequence genome window below encodes:
- the LOC144428007 gene encoding uncharacterized protein LOC144428007, whose translation MFDVMENGNPNTQSIAKLEGSKILTQSNKDPLLLSFLRRASVEIKQYLHGTEPSQHLQTGTPSAETKLNKKDGPCRADNICCRDVEGLENNSTAGQMVKTGCGNLVRIPDDGPGTSGNLSSLDCAVVNKISNKLSTDLKGREISTRHELSMPEDDLSEVHEMRVTYHRMPILKRLENEKSSMSIDVNSFRGSDANYETVGDNEKEYIEKSRKDIEIFDSGKSESSVDISRKILSQERRSKNGRSSKDLPCRAEECCRFNGGPNPNFKVSSRNELSTITGKSRLKKNTLDFALTDVTTSKEENTRSIVDPESNNILRETSLEHSAKHSTGSAEDLNEEILDSGSSETHKRSVISLNIEKSNTPTNSANGMFKRSSDMLEIGDHLKDGTISEITTEKTFHNVSGTDQSDQVILSNINSIVQRKSSTLGETNQESGDSSTDDIADQTSVLGFFKRTSRDFLLSENKISEEKVSPVVRKNSDVIRRKTMKAEFAEVIDEMNDNFLDDESEMELDSRVSEDIIVKKVASLQGNRDDFPVQQSSLTSFLAGELIVEGFKPQSPDFLSTNVHKEDDTTEKNPLLPVEQNLSERNLSEFDHTSRYPHLDVSVQCVSPLHPIGEEGVRVCKFPCPNIGKYDAETQVEERSLADKESVMSHATDYSTYQAYLKDEIGEVRDIARRYRNISVILMMINILLLLGVIGGTAYTVLQYLQLEDIFKETQYIVAKCEEKYKDT comes from the exons CTACGTAGAGCAAGCGTAGAAATTAAGCAATATTTACATGGTACCGAACCGAGTcaacatttacaaactggaacCCCGAGCGCGGAAACCAAGTTGAACAAAAAAGACGGACCTTGTCGTGCGGATAACATTTGTTGTCGTGACGTCGAAGGTCTTGAGAACAATTCCACCGCAGGACAAATGGTAAAAACTGGTTGCGGAAATTTAGTAAGAATTCCAGATGATGGACCAGGTACATCCGGGAACCTAAGTTCATTAGATTGTGCTGTAGTGAACAAAATATCCAACAAGTTGAGTACAGATTTGAAAGGTAGGGAAATTTCGACACGACATGAACTATCTATGCCTGAAGATGATCTGTCAGAAGTACACGAAATGCGTGTAACATACCATAGAATGCCAATCTTAAAACGTCTTGAAAACGAGAAAAGCTCTATGTCAATTGATGTAAATTCCTTCCGAGGTAGCGATGCAAATTATGAGACCGTAGGTGACAACGAAAAAGAATATAtcgaaaaatcaagaaaagataTTGAAATTTTCGACAGTGGAAAATCAGAGTCTTCGGTTGATATatcaagaaaaattttatccCAAGAACGACGTTCCAAAAATGGAAGATCTTCGAAAGATCTTCCCTGCAGAGCTGAAGAATGCTGTAGGTTCAATGGCGGTCCAAATCCCAACTTTAAAGTATCATCCAGAAATGAATTATCGACTATTACAGGCAAATCGCGCTTGAAAAAGAACACCCTTGACTTTGCGTTGACTGATGTTACAACCTCGAAAGAAGAAAACACCAGATCGATTGTGGATCCCGAAAGCAACAATATATTGAGGGAGACTTCCCTCGAACACAGCGCAAAGCATTCTACCGGCAGCGCGGAAGATCTTAATGAAGAAATACTTGATAGCGGGTCGAGTGAAACGCATAAAAGAAGTGTTATAAGCCTCAATATAGAGAAGTCAAATACACCCACTAATTCAGCAAACGGTATGTTTAAGcgaagtagtgatatgcttgagATTGGAGATCATTTGAAGGACGGTACAATTTCAGAAATTACGACTGAAAAAACGTTTCATAACGTCAGTGGAACAGATCAGAGTGACCAAGTTATTTTGTCTAATATCAATTCTATTGTACAGAGGAAAAGTAGCACACTCGGAGAAACGAATCAAGAAAGTGGTGACTCATCTACTGACGATATTGCGGATCAAACATCGGTCTTAGGTTTTTTTAAAAGAACTTCACGTGACTTTCTTCTATCCGAgaataaaatatctgaagaaAAAGTTTCTCCAGTGGTTAGAAAAAACAGTGACGTCATTAGGAGAAAGACCATGAAAGCTGAATTTGCAGAAGTTATCGACGAAATGAATGACAATTTTTTAGATGACGAAAGCGAAATGGAACTTGACAGCAGGGTTTCAGAAGACATCATTGTGAAGAAAGTTGCTTCATTGCAGGGAAATCGAGATGATTTTCCAGTACAACAATCATCTCTGACGTCATTTCTGGCGGGAGAGCTTATAGTGGAAGGATTCAAACCTCAATCTCCAGACTTTTTATCTACTAACGTTCACAAAGAGGACGACACCACTGAAAAAAATCCGCTACTGCCGGTTGAGCAGAATTTGTCAGAGCGGAATTTGTCAGAATTTGATCATACCTCGAGATACCCACATTTAGACGTTTCAGTACAATGCGTGTCCCCACTTCATCCGATTGGCGAAGAGGGTGTGAGAGTTTGTAAATTTCCTTGTCCCAACATCGGCAAATATGATGCTGAAACACAAGTTGAAGAACGCAGTTTGGCAGATAAAGAAAGTGTGATGTCTCATGCTACCGACTACTCCACCTATCAAGCCTATTTGAAAG acgaGATCGGTGAAGTACGGGACATTGCGAGAAGATATCGTAATATTTCTGTTATACTGATGATGATCAACATATTACTGTTACTTGGTGTAATTGGTGGAACGGCATACACAG ttcTTCAGTATTTACAATTAgaagatatttttaaagaaaCACAATACATTGTTGCAAAATGTGAAGAAAAATACAAAGACACTTGA